The genomic interval TGACTTTATGTCTATTTCAACTTACtaacatatttaacataatgGTGTGCTCATTAGATCCTATAAGCCGAATCTTAGGGCATAACTCAAACTGTGGGTGGCTCTTCGTTAAGCGAAGTCTTACTATTCTATGTCTGTCAGGTGAGCTGTAAGATCCTAGCTGTCCTGGTTCACTATACGTCTACTTCCAACTACTTCTGGATGCTGTGTGAAGGCATCTACCTCCATACACTAATCATAGTGGCCGTCTTTGTTGGGGAACAGCAGCTTTTCTGGTACTACGTCCTGGGATGGGGTGAGTCAGGAGGATGTGATATTTTGCTGGCATCTCCAAAactatttcattttgttttgtgtacagATCTTGTGGTCATGTCCATATCAACAACATACATGCCTATAACTGCGCTGATTTCCAATAATTCATACAATGTCTACAGTGACAACATTTAAGTGTCATAGTGCACTTGCAATACCTCAGGATACCTCCTGAGTACCACTCTTGAGTGCAGAGTTACTGCATTATCCcccacaaacacagaaatgaaagTCTTCCAAGTGGCAAACAATTATATACTTAAAAGTCCACTTGAATATATGAGAGCAATTTTACACTATACTTTACACTTCAATGCTTTTGTTGCACTGAGAACATCCATTTTCAACCTTGATTCAGTGCAAAAATGTACCCTTGAAGCCTGGATGTAGACGTGCTTAGATAAGTGTTCTTTCCATTTTATCTCTAATGGAGCAACCAGCTCTTATGTATTAGTAATGGATTATTTTATGTCTCTCACAGCTCAAATCTTTTTATATCTGTACGGTATGGCCTGCCTGTAATGGGCATCGCCCGTGTGCAGTTGAGAAAGCGAACTAAAGTTACTTATTTAAAGGAATAGTGTAACATTTTGGGAGATTCATTGAGTAGTTTTCTTGCCTGGACTTAGATTAGAAGATTGATACTGCTCTCATGTCAGTATGAGcaatatgaagctacagtcagcaactggttagcttagtttagcacaGAAAGAAATTATATCTCATTTGTGTAATTCACGCAATTTGTTTGTTGAAAATCAACAATACATACCCCAAGTAGGAATCAACAAAACGTCAAACAGTATTCTGTCTAAGTTTGTGACACAGGCtaactgtttccccctgtttccactctttatgctaagctaagaagCTGTCTCCTGATTGTAGCTTAATTGTGAACAGACAGAGATCTATtgatcttttcattttgttatcGTTCAACACAAAAGGGACCCAAATGTGAGCACACggggaaaaagaaggaaatgacacacaggtgagcatagaaaacaagcaggaaaaagacaaagacaggaagtggaaagtaaaacatgacacacgaGGTGAGGctttcaacataaaactggAAATCACATTCAACTCAGGACCATGACACATCTGACTCTCGGCAAGGAAGCTTCCCACAATGTTGAAACTATTGACCACACtcacacagcggccattttcttctgatgtcatgctcagggtgggaagcttgAATGTGATACTGCTGTGTTCTAGGTCCCATAATCGCAGCCTAGTGAATCTGACAAGTCGTTATAATTTTACTGTTTCCTGATTGATCAGATGAAAATCTGAGCGACCATCAGGCTGTTTCTCACAAACATTTTTGATAATAAATTGGCATCCATtagacagctaacagctaacctTAGCATTCTATCACTTCCTAGCTAGCATCATTCTGTAACACTGTTTGATAGTATTACCAGATATCACAGAAAAGGTGTGAATTCATTCTGAAATATCAACATCTATATCAAGCGTGGAAGTGAAAAtgaaagctaatgttagctaatggcttttataaagaaataaaaagttttaactttaaatataGCCGGATGcacctccagattttcactgtccGTCATCTTTTTAGTTGCATATCAATTTGAAACTGGTGAAATGATAACAAACTGTCAGATTACCGACATGTGTCCGTCTGGCAACGtggaacacagcagcataacattaTCTCGGCATTAGTGCTTCCCAACctgaggaaaatggctgccgtgtGAACATGGTCTATACCTCGAAAGTTAGTTAAAAGTACTGTACTAATAAAACAGTATTGTTAATGTAAACAACTCTAATGACTGAATATTCTATTATCATTTTAAGGTGCTGGTTtactttttatgttgtttttaatattatGATGCAGCTGCAGATCTCTGTGCAGAGATTCAGGATGTCAggctctttgtgttttctcttctttcactTCAAAGGTTTTCCCATCGTTCCTGCTGTCACATTCGCTGTGGCTCGTGGGCTGTACTTTAACGACAAGTAAGATATTTTATGTCTACAAATATTTTATGGCCTCACCTGTATGTCCAAGCCAAGATCAGGACCAGGAATGTTGCAGTATGCACTCGACTGTATAATCACTTCAGAATGGggtttctccctctctcaccttCTTGTGACCTTCCTCTCAGATCACTGTTTGATCATTTTCAGACAGAGGGAGTGAAAGATATCGATAAGCCTCAagtggtgtttgtgtgagcCCTCTGTCTGCTGAGTGTGGTGCTAATGATGCTTTCATTGAGCCCTGTTATGTCACTACGCATGTGAAAGCTCTTCGGAAAGGTGTCACTTTTTTCTTGCTCGTTTCAGGTGTTGGATCAGCTCAGAGACACACCTGCTGTATATCATCCACGGGCCCGTTCAAGCTGCACTGCTTGTGAGTAATTAATCAAAGTATACGTTTTATACTCCTATGAAATAATCAACCAAAAAAATGACCTCTAAAGCTTCTTAAATACCGACTGGGTGAGTTCTTTTACCTGAaactcaaaatgtaaatgaccTCCGCAATAAAGATGCAAATACAGAGttgatacaaacacacaactggCAGTTATCAGTCAGTTTTTAATGCTGCTTTCCAGCCAAGTCCAGATTCCGACCTCCAAATGTTTCAGGTGCACAACGCTACAAGTGAacgataaaaaacaaaataatggcTCTGGCAGTGTTATATAAAGTACAAAGAAGTCATTATTGAGTAAAAGTAGAGATACTGTGTTAAGGTATTACTTTGGTGTCAGTGATAGTCACCTAtacaaatagtacttgagtaaaagtcttaaagtatctgatataaaatgtacttaagtgTCAAAAGTACATAATACATATATTTCTACATTAAGTTGATACTGTATGCTATGGGTCGACTGATAATGATAAAtgtagtaaaagtacaatatttgcctcagAATTGTTGTGGAGTGGAAatatgaagtagcagaaaatgtaaatactcgAGTAAAGCACAGGAACCTCCATATTAACAACACGTGAGGTAACAGGCGCCATCATGCATTTCATTTGACAGGACCGACACGTGAGAGACAGAAATGTAAGTATTCAAATCACGAGCCTAATAGAAATACCGTCAGCTACAAATACATCATACCCCCTCCCCATgggtgctgccattgttgtgtgaCATCAGGCATCCGACTTTGAGTGGCGGGGTTATGAGTTGTCTGAAACGCGACATCATTTTGTAGGGCTGTAGGACAAAATGTGGTGAAAACGCAGCGCACTTGAAGAGGCTGAACATGCCTATTGGCAGGAAATGTTTACGACAGAACTCAAAATAAGATGTGCACTTTCTCCATTGAAATAGAATTATAGAATGAAAGACGTTTAGTGTGAAAGTTAAACTGTGGctcaagcagcagcagaaatgtgaACATTAACTTCTCTCAAGTCATTGTCCGTACAGTACTTTATTCTATGTTTAATGCTAaatttaacttgtgttttaatctgaaatgtataactgcagctgtgtttatttgtacCTATTCACTGTATTATCCACTGCCTTTGTATAATTGCATTTATTGTATTCAgaatattttattctattctaaagCCTGACCAGGGACAAAGACTGCAAATTAGCTGAAGCTAGACGTCTTATATAcatcacattttcccattttctgtGGCAATGTTGTATGTATCGTCCCTgttaaacaaacattaaaataaataaataaataaatgccatGCAGGATGAGAGGAGACCCGGGGTCCTTGAACTTGTTATGTGAAGGTGTAGTTACACTGCCACCGTCTGGCCAATTGTTGTAGCTCCTTAGATGTTGTGCAAAAATGTGCTTTCCCTTGCTGTATATCAGAAACATACACGTTCTGTCTCTGTCCCGTCTCTTCCGACTTTCACTTCCTTCTCCTAGGTGAaccttttcttcctcctgaaCATCGTCCGGGTCCTGATCACCAAGCTGAAAGAAACCCACTGCGCCGAGAGCACGGCCTACATGAAGGCAGTGAGAGCCACCCTCATCCTCGTCCCTCTGCTGGGAGTCCAATTCATCATTTTCCCCTGGAGACCAGACGGACGCATCAGCAGGGCCATCTATGATTTCTTTATTCACATCCTTAGCCACTTCCAGGTACAGAATCAACGATACTAACGCCACTGATCGGCAGGGCGTTCCTCGTGAATACATCTCGATTTACAAGTAAATGCTCTGTTTCAAACACAGGGTGTTTGCTTTTCTTGCTAATAAACACAATTAAACCCTCCTCCGTTTTCATTAAGCATCAACATCAAATTAAGGAGCACTGTAGAGCATGATATAGCCACTCTACCCTGAACAAATGCTATTTGGCCTCCTGCTTTTGGAAACTCCACATTCAGATGCTGCTTGTATTAATACTAAGTAGAACCAATTATAAAATTCACAGCAACTAGAGAAAAAGGAACTATGCTTCATTTGGTCCacttgaaataaatacataaactgAGTGGATTCacttattattttatattatttatttataggaTTATCTCACTGACATCTGTTGATGTATGCATATTTAATGTATGTTCTATAACATTGCAGGGACTCCTGGTGGCGATTATATTCTGTTTCTGCAATGCTGAGGTAAGTTAAATCAACTGCTTCATGTTTCAAAGACACTGTTAATAGCTAAGAGCTGTAACAGAGACCCCACGAAAAATCATTAACTATGATCCTGAGAGAAGATCAGGCATGTTAATGTCTAAAACTAaagcaaacatttaaaataaccaaaaaaataagatgaaatagGTTTTTGAGAAATGTATTTAAGTTGACTATTATTGTTGACGTTCAGGCCCAGACAGCGCTGCGGAGGAAGTGGGTTCAGTGGAAGTCTGCCTGGGGTAAAACCGGCTGGGGAAACACACCCATCACCAACAACCACTTCAACTACCACAGCTCCTCTATCACCGAAACCAGCCGCGCCACCATCAGCTTGGAGgcgcccgttcctgcaccttcTGGACACAACGAAAACTTCCTGTCCAACGGGGAGCAGAAGAACAGCAAGACGTGCAGCAACGGGGAGGTAGACGTGTTCAGCAAGCTGGAGACCACTGACATCTGACCGTAGCAAGCCAAGAGGTGACGGTTGTGGTACCAAAAGCAAACACGCTCACTTATATGTGTggacacagaaagagaaatacAGAGATTGCAGgtgaattttcaaaataaaggttatGTGATTGTACAAAAGTTCTGCaaagcacttaaaaaaaacacatgtggtgctcacacacacacaaacacacacacgtttttaCAGTGAGTAAAACTTTtccaaaaaatctaaaaatcatTTATATTATGGTGTCATGAAGTCCACttgtgtgtttcagtatttttgttctagtttttaaaatgtatttcctatCAGAACGGAGAAAAGGGCAAACCTGCGATTTCTGATATCACAAATGCAGAGCTGCGTTTGTGTAATCTTGCCTTATGAAGCCTCTGCATGCTTAACCAGTGCTCCACTGTGACCAATGAACGTCATAGCCCACTGATGTGATCTAAATGTTCTTTTACATGCTTTTATCTAAGACAGATAATAGAATCTTCACTGGCCTGCAGAAAGACAATATCCACATTTaggctgtttttttgggggggggggggggggggcgggggataaataaataaataaataaatgccatGCAGataaacaggaagagaggagacCCGGGGTCCTTGAACTCGTTATGTGAAGGTGTAGTTACACCTGGGGGGTTTCAGAAAATCCCATATCTTGTGTTAACATGGTagacaacaaaagcaaaacacaatcATTGTTCAAGAGTTCCTCTATACGTGTaagaaaaatgttaattacCCTCAGTCAGAGGAAGTGTTCAGTGGCTGGAGGGCTTTGCGTTTTGAACatttactactttttttttttttatgcattttggTCTAGTCTGCCCTAAGCAGGCAAAAACGTAACTAGGCCTGTATGTTTGACAGAATTTGAGGAAAGACCCAAAAATCTGacttatttgttttaatgtataaaaatgtatatttgcaTATAGAAAACCTCTTATATACTAATACAGGATGTAACTGAAACATTGAGCTAAAATACAACGTGTAGTAACTGCCTTCAGGTGGAGTATTGCCAGGACTTTGAGTAGTAGTGTTATAGTGTCATCACACTTactcagtggcggttctagaccagttttcataggggggccaggttggggccggcttttttgttagggggcacatacaacctggaaaaaaggataaatccctcattcagacaaagcagtgtttacaatttcagcaattttgattgggtagtaaactgctgagacactttatttctgcctttcccttcagaacaaaatcattgcaagaaatctgtcattgtattattaatgcagactccctgtcagggggccacaggggggtccagacgcAAAGTTaagggggcactggcccctgttgccccccccccagaaccgcccctgcactTACTGCAATCTCTGTCACAGCCAGcctaaacattagctaaagcaAGTTAGCTAAAGCAAGTTGTTAGCTAAAGCAAAATGGTAGCTAAAGCAACATGTTCGCTAAAGCAAGTTAGCTACAGCAACATGTTCGCTAAAGCAAGTTAGCTACAGCAACATAGTAGCTAAAGCAATTCATTAgctaaaacaaaacagttaacaTGCCTGTGGTTATAACAATTTACAGCTAGTGAATAATCACAGCTAGCTTCAGCTAAAGCTAAACCTGCATTTATTTAGGCCTGCTGATTACCCAGTCGTTACATGTATTTGGGAACTATCTATTTTAATGACATCTTGTTATTCAGTAATTGTTATTCCATAAAACTAAATGAGACAGTGGGTGAAGAAAAAAACGCAAACATTACCTAGCTAAAAATCCTGCTAACAGTAAACTAGCACAGTAGCAGTCGTGTCTTTAGCTTTTTGACTCTAGCCTCACAAAATTCATATTGTTTTTGCTGTGGTTTTGTTACCGTCAAATCAAATGTAAAATCATTAAATTGTAAAGCACTACACATTTCAGTATAAAGTGGACAGACAGGGGCCTTTTAAAAAAGATATACATTTATGCCAATGCATAACTGGACTTTCTTAAACAAACTAGTTAAAAATGGCAAGAAGGCTACCCAGTTTTTTGTAGTTCATTCGATTTTCCTTTGTAGGGCAAAGTTAAAAACAGAAGCCATCTTttccacgtttttttttttgttttggacacAACATGCTGCCTACCCGACAGCTAAAGATGCGTTTAAGGACCCTACCCCTTATATGGAGCCTCACCTAATTTGAACTGATTTACTTCCGGGACTAAATTTTGTGCTGAAACATTATGGGTTACAAACTGTCCTACATTGAAAATGGGAGCAGAGTTTTGAGTACAGGAGAATTACTGGTGCAGAGATAATCGAGCTGTGGGGTGCTGCAATCATTTCACCCCTACTGACTCTCTTCACTCACTCCATTAAAAACACAGTGTCGGGGGGTGTTTTGTAGTACATGTAAAAAACACTGTAGACCATCCAGCTTTGTTACAGttgatttgggggggggggggggaatctcctacaattcattttattataatacatctgatgaaaacaaacagaaaacatgacatCGCGCTCCATGTCTAGAAttccattttaaaatgtttctgtgcCAAATACAGCTTTTTACAGACAAAACCACATGTTGCAAGTCAGTGTATGAAAtgttaggaatacattttttgcCCATCTCTCGCCCGTCAGCATGAGAAGGAGACAATTTCAAAGATGTGTGGTGTCTTTATTATTACAGTGTCCAAATGctttgtaatattctgttattgttgttttgatCCTAAAAAATAGACTGTTTCCCTATTTTTATTATCGTTACAATATGCTTTGATTTTTTCAAATACAACAATGCACAATCACTGCCCCTTTAATTTAATAGTTTTTCCATTGCACATGTACCGTGCTGTACGTACACCGGCACCCTTTGAATTTGGAATGCTGACCAAGCCTTGTGCTCGAAGGTGACACGGTAGCACATTTATTTGGTGTTCTCTCCAAAGCACATTGCACTGGGAACACAGATGATCCGGTGTGGATACAGCAGGGTACACTGACGCAGGGGGAACAAAGCAATACTGTGGTAAGAAAAGAGACGAGTATGAGAAAGTTCTGTTAAAAGGCCTGCAGGTTCTCCCTCATTTCATTCTGCACAGGGATCCCACCCTGAACAATGCTGCCCAGTAGGGAAAAAAGCTGTCATGGTCATATTTGTGGAGAAATTTGACAAACATTCCAATAAAAGCTCAAAAGAAATGTTCGATTTAAGAATAtgattgtatatatatttttaacacTGCCTTTTATGCGTGGAAATAAAGTTGTTTGAACATAAACCCTGCGAGCTGTTCTTCTGggtgaaattatttgtcacAGTATGATTTTCCAAGGTTGATAAATGTCTTTGTTACAATTTTATACAGC from Sparus aurata chromosome 7, fSpaAur1.1, whole genome shotgun sequence carries:
- the calcrl2 gene encoding calcitonin gene-related peptide type 1 receptor, producing MGIFGGKDSLTAHSKQRNMWRTLTLSLIVALALGTEVSQSEDVGSMLAVNKAEEQEENFNDMAYVLGTSRLQILAAQFECYLKIIHDPPFTEEGSYCNRTWDGWLCWGDSGPGTVMQMCPGYFTDFDPAEKVTKVCNSDGQWFHHPESNRVWTNYTQCQFYTRDKLKFAISLYYLAVVGHVLSIMSLIICLIIFSYFKSLSCQRISLHKNMFLSFILNSIITIMWLSLVAYNPEINAGNQVSCKILAVLVHYTSTSNYFWMLCEGIYLHTLIIVAVFVGEQQLFWYYVLGWGFPIVPAVTFAVARGLYFNDKCWISSETHLLYIIHGPVQAALLVNLFFLLNIVRVLITKLKETHCAESTAYMKAVRATLILVPLLGVQFIIFPWRPDGRISRAIYDFFIHILSHFQGLLVAIIFCFCNAEAQTALRRKWVQWKSAWGKTGWGNTPITNNHFNYHSSSITETSRATISLEAPVPAPSGHNENFLSNGEQKNSKTCSNGEVDVFSKLETTDI